The genome window gacaatcttctcatcgCTACACTCTACACACATCCATTGGCAAGCTTATCACACCCAAAGCTTGGTCAATGCCGTTGTCCAGCCCATATTTAAGCTTTCCAGGCTGTCCTGTCCGAAAATGGTGTTATGAAAGGTATCgccttggcttcttggAGGAGCGTAGTAGAATCccatgatgaggacgataTAGCTATAGTAGCGATCAAGGTCAATGCCGAATTTTAGAATTaacgaaagagaagaaccTACGCAAGGACCAAAATTGAGCCACGATGGTAGTTACTCCTTGCTTCGATATAGGTGTAAGTGAGCAAGAAGATagaaaggatgatggcgaTCACATCCCAACGGGGGAAAATGAGGCTTTCGCGATTGTTAATACCTCTCGTTATGTGAGCTGATAGGTTGGACCTACGTGAATGTATCGATGTCATCACCCATCTTCTCAGGCTGATTCAATGCGCTGAAAGCCACCATTGCCGGTATTTGGAGCAGACACACTTGTAAAGCATACGCTGAACCGATTTCCATACTAATATTTACCGTCAGTGTTCCCACGCAATGTTTGATCCTACAAGTCATAAACTTACCTGAGAGCGATGTTGCCATTGAGGGCAAATGACATGGCATTCATGAACTCCGTCGTGTTGGGCACTAGCGCAAAGAGTGTCAAACCCAAGAACTTTTCGTCTATACCGGATCCCTGGAGCACAACGTCTACCACGTCCACCAAGATCTCTGCAGATAACTGTCAGAAACCTTTCGCCGATTACAATTCACGATGTAACTCACCAGCAATAATAGCGTACAACATTGTACAAACCAACAGAACCCCAGCACTGACTCCTCTCGTCCAGCTTGGTGCCTCATGTCCACCACCTTTCTCAtgcacttcttcttctttaccAACCACTGCTCCCTGCTCCCCGCCCGCTAGACCTTCACTTCCCACGTGTCTGCGCCTCCTTTCAGACTCAACAACGGACCCTTGATGCCGGAGAGCACTAACGGTAGCAACTGCCACAGCACGGGTAAAGTCCTCTGTCGTGAGTGTACCTGGAAGACGCATGGGAGTGAGATTCGACTTTGTAGCTTGATCGATGCTCTCAAGATACGGGGTATACCCAACGGGGAGGTTGTAGGCTTCACTGATACCGGAGCTTGGACGAGAAGTGTCTGTTCCATTAGCATGAGATGGTTGCTGAGGATGTCCTGGGGTGTTGTTGGTAGTCCGGTCAATTCCGTCTTTAGTCAAACCAAATGGTGCCAAGCGTAATGTGCCAGTTTTAGGAGACACAGCCGCGGGAACACTACCTTCGTTGGTGGCTATAGGTACAACAGGAGGTACAGCAGGATTTGCGGATGAGGTGGCAGGGGGGTTATTTGATTTGTGTAAAGGAAGGACATGATGCATCAGAGCCTGCGGGGTAATGCGCTGGGCGAGGGTAGCCTTGAGAGCAGGATGTACCCCGCCTACAGCTTGAGCCTCCTCAGACTTCATGAGCTGTTGCGGGTTTTGCCATATCTGGGCGGCGTGAGTGCGGAGAGAAAACCAGAGGCCAATAAGGTATGACTAGACCATATATGTCAGTTTTTCGAAAACACTATTCATGGGCTGTAGTTGACGtacgaggagaaggatggcagCACAGGCGTACATCAAGGTCTTGACATTTTCCTGGTAGAATGGATCATTCTCTGGGTCAGGATGTTCATAGTAACAATGGTCGCACATCCACTTGTCTCCAGACTTTAAATCCATCCCGCCCTCTGGCAAGGAGATGGTCATGTTGGGATAACCTGAAGGGCAGTCTTGGCAGTGAAGCTCAAACTGATGTTTTTATTAGCTCTCTGTACACAAATCTAGGTAAAACAATAGAGCAACTCACAGAGCCATAGGTCTGATAAAACATGGTCGGAGTCAAAGTCCCGATGATAGCCATGATCAACATCGTACTCGTTACGCCCGCGCTCTTCGCATTAAACTTttgctctttccttttgaaAGCTCCCGAACACATACTCGCACCAGGCATGAGCAATACACCGGCTAAGATACTGCCCACAATAGATCCTTCCACTAGCCTGCCTTTGCCCTGCGTAAGGGCGATGCTATAAAGAATAATTTCGATAATTGAACCAAAAGTAGCATTTATAACGGCACCCATGCCGATGGAGGATTGtgcagagatggaagcaaCGGCCATGCCGATAAAATATGAGAGGGGGATGACTGACGCAAGCgcgaggacgaagatgagggcTTGAGATGTGAGGAGACGCAAGAACGGAGTGATGGGTCTCCCGAGATGCTCGTTGCGTTCCACCGCCggaagaatgaggagacCATCAATGATAGTAAAGAACACCAGGGGCAAGAGATTGATAAACATGATGTTGACACCGCCAACTGTGTACTTGTAGTACTGTAGGCCAACTGCACGGTAGGTGCAGAGCAACACAGTGGAAGTGGGTCCAGATGTTGGAGCAACTTGTCCCTTCGTAAGACGAGCCCGCTTGAGAGTGAATTTGGTTGGGGAGTCTCCGACGACAGTATCCGATCCGGAACCATTGGCACCATCGGATACGATGTCAGAAAAACCAGTGGGTGTTGGTACCGGGACTTTGGGAGCAGATCGGAAATTGATCTCAAGTGGTCGATACCATAAAAGGTTCAGCAATTCCCAAGTCAATTTTGCCATGGGAACGGTTATCACGAATCCCCAGCAAAGCACACAGACCAAAAGCATTGTAGGTGCAACGATGAAGCAGAACCCGGGCCAGTAGACTATCCGGCCGAGCTTTTTAGCTCTCTTGTCTCTGGGACTCCCGAAACTGTTCTTTCCCAACAATGAAGATCGTTCGGTAACACTGTCACGACTTTTGCCCTTGGCACCAGAAGAAAATGACACTGCGGGACGTCCGCTGTTAGCTCGCCAAGTACTCGTTGAAGTTGCGTCGGGGGAGTCAGGGGCATTGACTGGCGCCGAATCTTGAGTACGCCTGACGGTGACAttggaagacgaggaatCGGATacttctctcgctctttGTCGTTTACTGATTACTGAACCACCATCAAGTGCTTGATAATTCCCGTTCGCTTGCTCCTCGTCCCCACCTGCGTGCTCATTGTGTTCATGATCATCGTCCGGCgccccttcaccttccacatATTTTCCGAATGGCCACCCGATATACCAAGCCAGACCCCGTAACGTCTTGCCATAGCCACCCCTACCACCGCCTAATCCCTCCGCTCCGCTTACAAGAACTGCTGCTATAAAGCACGCAATAGCAAGCCACCATCCAAATACGGCTGCCCAGAGGATGTTTCCTGGTAGTAGATGCCGTTCAGCGGCAGCCGATGGAATTGAATGAAGCGCAGATTCGGCGTTGCGAGTTACAGATCGTGATTTGCGATAAAGAGCGGGTTTCCAAATTGGGAGACCGAATGGGTGTTCTATGTTGATTGCCTAGTGTATATGAGCAAATGATTCACAAAAGGCATTAGAATTCACTTACATCTTGTCGATCTCTTAGTGTAACTCCTTCATCCGGcccactctcctcttcttcctcagagCCACACTTATTAACATCACCGCcggtctcttcttcaacaacatcaTTAACAATTTCTCCTACTATACTTGCATGTTCGTCTAACtgttcttctgcttcctcatcgGTAACAGACGGGTGCAAAGATGGCGGGCGTGCATCCTCTTTTGGGCTCATCCCACCATCTCTGGGCGTTTCTCCATCAGATACACTTGAAGGGTAAGGGAAGTGACCTTCGTTTGTAGGGCGGCGGGCTGAAATAGGGTTCCTTATCCTTGATATGGACCCTTGTCCCCTACTCGGTCCCCCTTGCTGAGCAACAAAGCCTTCTCCTGGTACACCACTGGGTGGATTACTCGTTTCTGGAgtcattccttcttcagcaaGCCGGCgctgctgctcaagctccaacttcttcctctttgccttcctttccctctgACGCTGTCTGATAAGCTCAGCCCCTCGGTCTTGcagttcatcatcatctatgTCGGGAGAATCTCTCGAGACGCTGTGGTTGTGCTGCAAAGGTGGGCGGGCTCGAGAAGCCGAACGGGAAGATGAACCGCCCGTATTAGTAATGGTTTGCGATGGGTCCCGAGAATTAGCGAACCGGGCACCTCGGCCTAAACGATTTGTTCCTCCGCTAGCTGCTTCGCGCGTGGGCTGACTGAAGAATGCAACTGGAGAGCCAAAGCTGCTTCCAAAAGCGGTCTGTGGCACACCACGACTGCTGCCACTGCCCAAAGTGGTGTTTCCCGGAACAGCCGTTCGCGGTAGAGAGCTTGGGTTTGGGTagctttcatcctctgtgGAGGATATAGACGCACGTGCTGGAGAGTAGTTGCCACGGAATTGATTGGATGCTGCTGCTATGCGCTGTGGTGGAGTCATGGTAACAGTCAGCGTCGTCCTACTCgaaatgatgaaggtgaaagaAATGAATTGCAAGGATGATAAGTCATTTGAGATACAGAATAATGGGTCACCTTGCGATGCGCAATGCCCAAGAAAAATCAATCAAAAATACGCCGGTCGCGCGACATCTGTGCGAGAACACACGTTCCTGCTCCAAATTCCGAAACATCATGTCACCGTCCACGCGACCACTCCTTGGTCATCTCCACTTACCAGGTCATCTCTCCCAGGATATCCCTTTCCGAGctcttgttgttgctgttgcccACTTTGTCTTCTATTCATCCCTGGCTGGCCTGCTATGGGGGCCGGGGAGCGCCCAGGGGAGGCGGCCGCCGGGACGAAATCCTGCGAGGCACTGGGCGGCCGCACAGATGTAGCATTGCGGATAGTGAGTGtaggggaagggggagaagaggggtcGTCGCTGAGGTTGTGGTTGTAAAAAGAAGTGGGAGTCGACATTACACTATGATGTCCGATGGATATCGGTTTGCGTTGTTACTCTTCTTACTGTTcttggatgatggaaggtgTGCAGAAACTGCGGCCTGGAAGCATACTTCGCTGAATATTTCGAATATATCAGCTACCGAGCTAAACGTGTTGTCGAGCTGCGATATATGCGTTGCCGTCCCGACCCTCGTACGTTATTGAGATAGTGTTGCATCTCCCAGGGGCACAACACCACTTATCACGCACCTCGCCCGACGACATCTCGGCCATCGCCGATGGACATACAATGTTACGTAAAGACATAAGGGGCTAATGACGCGTCAGATGTCTCCTGCTCTTCGATTGTTGTTGTGTCACGAGCGAGCAACAAGAGCTGACTGGGAGTCTCAACGAATtcaaaaaggaagattttTACGATGCATCTCCATTTATTATTCATCCAAATTCCTACACAACAATAGAAGATGCCAGCTTACAGAGTAGAACTTGCCCATACCGGTCGGGCAGGCTGCAACGgttcgtcatcttctcataTCTTGTTCGTCAATCAGTGACAGTACTTTCGTCTGACTTCTTTTGACATACAGGAAGGAAACCTTGTAATGGTACAAAAATTGGCAAGGGCGAGCTTCGTCTTGGTGTGTGGGTAGAGATCCATGGTAATGGAAGTTTCAAGTGGCGCCACTGGGGCTGTATGTTCACCTCTCAATCTGTTACGGTTGTTTAGTTATCAAGGCTGATGTGATATAGGTACCACCCCTGAAGTAATCAAACactggaaggaagatttCGAGAAGCCTTCTGAAATTGACGGCTGTAAGTGTGACGCGATTCACGAGATACAATGGATGCTGACGCGGATTGTAGTCGACGAAATTCCGTAAGTCCTCTTAAGGGGAAGGGTGTTGAGTGGCGAGCAACGGAAGGTTCAGAGATTCATGGCTTACGCGACATCCGTTAACAGCGAAGAATACCAACAAAAGGTGTATTTCACTCAAACACATTGAGATCATGTTGCTCATACAATCCGTAGATCACTGACGCATGGAATGAGGGCCACGGTAGGTATCCATCAGTAGTGGCAATAGGTATGCGTCTCTGACACTTTCTGATGTCAGTCAAGGAAGGGGATGTTCCTGCATCTGCCAGGGTCGAAAAGGTCGAGGAGAACGAGCccgaggatgaaaagcccgctaccaagaagaaggtgcgTCTGTAGCCACTTCGCCCTCACAAAACCAAAGAGCGCATGTTCATCTCTGTGTAGGCCACTAAGAAAGCCACGGCCGAAGCTCACGAGGACGGAGGCTCTCCTGACGCCcccaagaagcaaaaggtATCTCCTCCCCTTATGACATGTTATTCGACTGACGATTGATAATTTTACGTACTAGGCTCCTGCAAAGGGGACTAAGGCTAAGGATGAACCAAAAGACGAGAACGAGAATGAGGCCGAACACTCTCTTAAGAAGAAGCGTAAGGTGGGAACTGCTCATCTTAATCAGCTCGACTCGAACCAAGTTGAATTGTAAATCATAGGCTCCCGTCAAGCAGGctaagaaggaagagcccGAGGAACACGAAGAGCCCGTTGCTGAGAAGActcccaagaagaagaagaaggtaagCATGGCGTACATCAATCTGCAAATACGAGATAAAGTCTGATCTCATGATAGGCTCCTGCtaagaaggataagaaaGCAGAACCCTCAGACGaccttgaggaagaacacGAGGAGAAGTCTAAGCGGGTAAATATTTCTATGTTCTTTAGTACCTGAGACAAAGTAAAACTGTGCTGACTTTATTCAAAGGGTCGAGGGCGTCCCAAGAAGGCTAAAGCTTAATACGATCAAACTGATGAATGAGGATGGTTTCCGTTGTGAGCAGCTGGGTAACCACTACGTGAATGTGAATGAGGCTGTGAAAGGATCGACTTGGGAACAGCTCAGTTTTGGTGCTGGGATAATGCGTTCGCAGTAGAAGTCGCGGTGTCGAAGATACGAGATGGCGTATGAAATAACGAGTGGAGCTGTTGAAATGCCGCTTGGGTTACTATTGGATTGAGGGTATCGATGTATTAAGTACGAGTATTATTAGTACAATCAAGTGGCTCAATACTACTTGATAACTATTATATGGATACGGATTATGTAAGGTGAAAGGTAAAGATAAACACTAAGCATAGACGTTAATTACAACATGCCGCTCGGCTGCTGAAACACGACTACAAGTGGGGGGAAAAAAGTAAGCATGATTAATGGGCGTTTACCTGCCGCTCTTCTGCCCCTCTGGCCTGACGAAGAAAAATCAATTAATCCGACCAAGCGATGACGTCGCTTATTCAAAAGCCTGCGACATCTAGACTTTTAATCCGGTGTTCGTTGACTCATCgacctttcttttttcggCCTTTTTTCAGGCCAAGCATGCAAACTCGTCATTGGTTATTGAGCTTGACGCGCAGTTCCGTAAAAATTGCTATCGAGCGCCACCAATGGTTCATTGTACAAAGGTTTGAACTGATATGGTTTCTGACCCCCAGATACCTCTCGCTCAGATACCTCTCGCCCTGCTGCCGACAGCTAGGGCTTCTACTTTTATTTGCCATTGCTCCCTTGTTTTGTGTATACAAAGTCGTAGACGGCGGAACGCGTAGACTTGACCTCCAAGACATAGCAAAATAAACACGATGAGAGGAGCAGATGGAAAACGCCTGCCATTGTGGCTCAATACCCGTACCCTCACCTCCCACTTCTGTACGTTCGCCCTCTGCCTATTTCTGCTATCACAACTGACAAAAGCCATGTGCGCGCAGTCTTTGGCCCCTATgtccttttccccatcgCAGCTGCCCTCACCTGGTTGGGCGGTATCCTCGCCCTCTTGGGTCTCTGGGTCGTGGCCGGTAAACCGAGGTACAGAAGAAATGAGGCTAGCGTCGTGTTTATCAGTAATGTCGGTGCTACACACCAGGCGTTATTTATTGCGATCTGCTGCACTGTGGCAGCGTAAGTTGATTGTATTTGGTTGGAGCGCTTTAAAAGCGGCTGATGGCGACAATGAAGGTTCTATATCGCATCCATGTTCGCGGAGAGGTGGTTGAGGCATGTGGACCGATTGCCCACAAATATTAGGAGAAGGGAACTTATTTTTGGTTGGTATCCTTTACGATGAAGTGAGAGAAGGGATACTGATATCATGTTCAACAGACTGGCTTGCCATCTTTTGGTGCGTCGTGGGTTCTGTCGGACTTATACTTTTATCATGCGTGAGTGCGCTCTTTGGAAAGGCCGCATCATATGAAAGCTGACTCTCGAATCAATTAGTTCAATGCATTTACCCATGGAACTGGACATTGGACAATGACGgtcgtcttcatcgtcggcGTCGCAATTTCTGCTATTTTCCAATCTGCTGAGATTGCAAGTTCATTCTTTCTCTGATAATGATTTGCCGCTAATTTTCCGTTGTAGTGGTGTTTGCACCAAGAGCACCCAGATCGCAAATCGTTGAGGCGAAATTCCGTCATCAAGCTTATCATCGTCCTGCTCGCCATTGTTCTTGCTATTTGCTTCGGTGCCACCTACGGTGTCGTGAGTTGACAGAGAAGGCCCCATACGAGTACACTTAGCTAACCTTTAAACTCAGTGTCACGGAGATTCTTTTGCGACAAATGGTCATTCTGCCGATACATGTAATAGAATTACATCGGCAGCCGCTGCTTTCGAATGGGCAGTCGCTTTTGTCCTCACATTCTACTTTCTCACTATTGCTGCCGACCTTTGGCCCGCAGGCAAATCCTCCCCGCGATACATGCGAAGTTTGGCACAATGGCAGGAGAGGCACGGAGAAGGCCACGACTTTACTGGCCGACGTGCGTTTGGTATCTACCCAGAGCGATGGCAAGATAAGGAGGCGATCATGCGAGAAAACATGTTGGCAAGAAACAGAGGTTTGGCCACCCAGGTCAATAATGGGTCCTACACTAGCTATGATCCGGCCAATGGGTACGTAGCCCCTATAGGTGATGGCGTGACACCTTTGCCTCCTGCGCATGTGCACAATGGAAGTATAGACTACAGCGCGATGGGAGAGGGTACTGAGGCAAGAACAAGTATGGCGGGAAGCGATGCGCCTATGATGAGGCAGTCTGCTGTATAGATGATAAGAGGCGAGTAGGGATCTGAAGGAGCATCTTCTGAAGGAGCATCTTAAGCAATCATCACTGTAATCTATAGATCACTATGTACACGCTTGTATCAATATGCAAAACCTAGATGCATCTTGTTTGACTGCAAACTTGAATAGGGCAGTAGCGGACCAATAGTAGAAAATAATGAATCATTTCTAAGAAAACGTTGTAATGTGTACAGTGTAAGTAAGTAACATGGATAAGAAACAAGACATGGGAGATGGCCATGGGCAGCAGCATTAATGGAAGTATTGGAGTTCGTCACTCACGGTATAGGAGTGGTAACAGTACGTACCGTACGAGACTACAAAATGGAAGACAGATACGGCAATTTTGTTACAATTAATTAAGCTTGTAATACTAAAAACCAACCGCCCGTTGCAATCCTCTCTGGCAGTGGTACCCAAATAATATCTCTATGTCCTGGAGGCTGTTGGATTGCTTGTTTGTTTGCACCTGTCTGACGAGCCATTTCTCGTAAACATTTCCTTGCTCGGTGATTTTCTTTACCTGCTCACGTCAATAATAATAGCGTCATCGTCGACCGGGTGCCTGTGAAAAAGTGCCACAACGCGGCCTAACCTTGAGGAAATAGCCGGATTTGGAAATGACGTCAGGATTCACATTTGAAGCCTGCAGGTGGTTATTTAGCTTCCCTTGCGAACGTCCCGGGCCCTGTCATCGATTTCTTCGTCTCCAAATCCTACCGTCCCATAAATACTAAGTACGTGACCTCACCGCCTCCAACACCCGCAGCGAGTTAACGTtcaccaccttccttccttcctgttACCTTCGTCGCTCAGTACACCCAGTCCTATAGCACACAAGCAAGATATGTCCCACTTCGACACAGTCTCCCGGACTACGTCCAGAGCGGGTTCAACCGTTTCTAGGAATCAGTCCTTAGTATGTCTTGCGCAATGTTGGAGTAAACAGTCAGCTGATCCAAATGcagatcaagaagaacacTGCTCCTCATGAGCTGAAGCCGTccgacatcctcatcgaaCGTTTCCAGGCTTGGAAAGGCATTGTCAAGATGCTCATCTGTGAGTATTCCCAAGACTAGCGAGACCCCTGGCATTCGCTCATTTATCCTCATAGCCTACTTCGAGGGTATCGCCGACATCGAGGCCAACACTTCCAAGGAGCTCACCAAGCTTGGTGCTGTTATCCAGGTCCCTTTCAGGCCCGGAAACCAGTTCCTCGGTGAAGGCGGTATGCAAGATGTCTTCTACACCATCCGAGACAAGACTCGTCTCATTGCCGATTCTCACGCGTCCCTCGCTAGGACTATCGAGTCATCCATCGTCCAGCACCTCCAGAAGCTCCGAACCGAGATCAAGGCCCACATCAAGAACGTCCAGAACGACACCGGAAAGCTTGCCACCTCTGTCGCCAAGGAGAGGGAGTTGTCTACCAGGGCTATCGCCGACTTGGCCAGGGCTATTAACGCCGTTAACAACACTCCCATGCAGGTCTCTTCCAAGGAGGACCCGTTCGCTGTTAATCAGGCTGTTATGAAGCAGCTTCAGAAGCAGGTTAgtttttttgtctttttcaTGCAAGTTCTTAGCCTAACATCTTGACAGGTCAACGAGGAGAACGCCCTCCAgaaatccatcatcatcatgcaGCAAAACTCTGCCCACTTCGAGGAGGGTATCGTCCGCTCTGTCCAGTCCGCTTGGGCTACCTTTGACGAGTGGCAGACCCGAATGTCCACTTCTGTGCAGGAGACCTGGAGACAGCTCGGTGTTAACATGGCTCAGCTCATGCCCGACCGCGAGTGGATCTCCTTCGCTGCTCGATCTGACCACCTCCTTGACCCCGAGACTCCTTTGCGTAACATCGATTTGATCGACTACCCTGGCAAGAGTGACCCTTCTGTCGCCCCCGTGTACACTGGTATGCTCGAGcgcaagaagaggttcaCTAAGTCTTACAAGGAGGGGTTCTATGTCTTGACTCCTGCTGGTTACCTTCACGAATACGCTTCTTCTGACCCTAGCACTGCTACCCACCCTATCTGGAGCTTGTTCCTTCCTGCTTGTACTCTTGGTCCGCCCTCTTCTGCCAGTACTGCCAAGTCTCATAAGTTCCACATTGAGGGCCGTAAGGACGGCACTTCTGCCCACGGCAAGACCCCTGGCGGGCGAGGTTTGTTCCGCGGTAGTGACACTGCGTTTACCTTTAGGGCTAGGAGTCatgaagagatgatggaggtcTGGAATGACTTGAGGATGTTGGTCGCTAGGTATTTGGTTGCATCTGAACAaatggagagggaaggcCCCATCTCTCAGGCCGTTAGGAGCGTCGGCTACGGTtccgaagaggaagaagaagaagaggaagaagaggaggaggacgaaggCAGCTCGGTCgaggaggcagaggaagaagaggaagaggttcaGGATGACGCTCACACtgccgaagaggaggtcCCCGCCTACTCGCACGGTGGTGCCGCGCCTATTGAGGTTGGCCCCAACGGCTATGCTGTAAGTTCTAAGTTTAAGGTCTGTTCAGAATATCTGCTGACTTTTCATGTACCTCTAGAtcgacaagaaggaaaagccCGAACTCGGTCCTGAGGCTGAGACGGGCTCTGACGCCAGAGCTCCTCAGTTATCTCGccgagaagagaaggcgCCTGCCCGTGAGCAGCCTACAACTGGTGAGGCTCCAGCTTCCGCCCCAGGGTATGAAGGTGCAGGTGTCGGGTCAATTTCGTTGGGAGATGAGGCCCGTCCTTCTGGTAATGACGCACAAGCCGACACGACTGCTGAAGCTCCAGCCCCGTCTTCCTCGGTCGCTGGCGACAGCGCCGAACCTGACGTCGCTGAGCCTGAGACGCCCACCAGCGACTCAAACAGCAAGGGCATCCTTAGTCGATTCACAGAGAACTTTGGATCAGCCAAAAAGGAATAATTCAGGATGGCCTTGACAAAATTATGCTGCATACCGACCTTTGACCCGTCAACCTGCACCATTCATATCTTGTATCCTATATTTTGCACTTGCTGATGTCTTATCTTTTTCTGCCATTCCTATTGTAGCCGACGAATAAATGTAACCACAGTATAATCACATGTTCCAACCCGATCTATTTACGTTTGAGGGGCGGATTGGTTTTGTCTATGTCTGATCTATATACGTATCTGCTAAATGTCTTTTTAATTGATATATGCAAGTCTTTTAGTTCGCAATGAGATAATCTCTACGTCTTGATGTTTTAACAGGAGATGACAAAAGCTGCTGACCCGTGGTCTGTTGTAGCTGGATGACTGGACGATCGACAGGCCGAAAAGCTCTTCGGGTTGGccaggaaaagaaggttgTCGGATTTTAAGCGAAAGATGGCGGGAAGATAATGGAACAGATAATTGTCCTTCATTTTGACACGTTCTTCGGGGTGGTAATTTACCATCTGCGTTCTTCTTACATCCGACACTTACCATTATCTTCAGTGCTCATGGCTT of Cryptococcus tetragattii IND107 chromosome 3, whole genome shotgun sequence contains these proteins:
- a CDS encoding calcium/proton exchanger, with the translated sequence MSTPTSFYNHNLSDDPSSPPSPTLTIRNATSVRPPSASQDFVPAAASPGRSPAPIAGQPGMNRRQSGQQQQQELGKGYPGRDDLRIAAASNQFRGNYSPARASISSTEDESYPNPSSLPRTAVPGNTTLGSGSSRGVPQTAFGSSFGSPVAFFSQPTREAASGGTNRLGRGARFANSRDPSQTITNTGGSSSRSASRARPPLQHNHSVSRDSPDIDDDELQDRGAELIRQRQRERKAKRKKLELEQQRRLAEEGMTPETSNPPSGVPGEGFVAQQGGPSRGQGSISRIRNPISARRPTNEGHFPYPSSVSDGETPRDGGMSPKEDARPPSLHPSVTDEEAEEQLDEHASIVGEIVNDVVEEETGGDVNKCGSEEEEESGPDEGVTLRDRQDAINIEHPFGLPIWKPALYRKSRSVTRNAESALHSIPSAAAERHLLPGNILWAAVFGWWLAIACFIAAVLVSGAEGLGGGRGGYGKTLRGLAWYIGWPFGKYVEGEGAPDDDHEHNEHAGGDEEQANGNYQALDGGSVISKRQRAREVSDSSSSNVTVRRTQDSAPVNAPDSPDATSTSTWRANSGRPAVSFSSGAKGKSRDSVTERSSLLGKNSFGSPRDKRAKKLGRIVYWPGFCFIVAPTMLLVCVLCWGFVITVPMAKLTWELLNLLWYRPLEINFRSAPKVPVPTPTGFSDIVSDGANGSGSDTVVGDSPTKFTLKRARLTKGQVAPTSGPTSTVLLCTYRAVGLQYYKYTVGGVNIMFINLLPLVFFTIIDGLLILPAVERNEHLGRPITPFLRLLTSQALIFVLALASVIPLSYFIGMAVASISAQSSIGMGAVINATFGSIIEIILYSIALTQGKGRLVEGSIVGSILAGVLLMPGASMCSGAFKRKEQKFNAKSAGVTSTMLIMAIIGTLTPTMFYQTYGSFELHCQDCPSGYPNMTISLPEGGMDLKSGDKWMCDHCYYEHPDPENDPFYQENVKTLMYACAAILLLSYLIGLWFSLRTHAAQIWQNPQQLMKSEEAQAVGGVHPALKATLAQRITPQALMHHVLPLHKSNNPPATSSANPAVPPVVPIATNEGSVPAAVSPKTGTLRLAPFGLTKDGIDRTTNNTPGHPQQPSHANGTDTSRPSSGISEAYNLPVGYTPYLESIDQATKSNLTPMRLPGTLTTEDFTRAVAVATVSALRHQGSVVESERRRRHVGSEGLAGGEQGAVVGKEEEVHEKGGGHEAPSWTRGVSAGVLLVCTMLYAIIAEILVDVVDVVLQGSGIDEKFLGLTLFALVPNTTEFMNAMSFALNGNIALSMEIGSAYALQVCLLQIPAMVAFSALNQPEKMGDDIDTFTLIFPRWDVIAIILSIFLLTYTYIEARSNYHRGSILVLAYIVLIMGFYYAPPRSQGDTFHNTIFGQDSLESLNMGWTTALTKLWV